Within the Planctomycetota bacterium genome, the region GAACAAGTGCTAAGTTAATCGCACATGTCGCCGTGAGCAAGCGCGACACTTTTTTCGGCCGGGTTGTGTTCCCGGCATCCTTTCGGGCAACATTTCCCCGAATCACCCGCCCACCGGCGGGGCGGTCCACGTCACGACCGCTCCAACCCTCAGGATCCTGCCCCGATGTCCCTGCCATACCGCCACATCCATCTCGATTTCCACACGTCACCGCTGATCGAAGACATCGGCGCGGATTTCGACCCCGACCAGTTCGGCCGACGACTCGCCGATGCTCACGTCAATTCGATCAACATGTTCGCCCGGTGTCACCACGGGCATTTGTACTACCCCTCCAAGATCAATCCCGAACGCATCCACCCGCATCTCAAAAGGCCCAATCTGCTGCCCGAACAGATCGAAGCCTGCCACAAGCACGGCATCCGCGTCCCGATCTACATCACGGTCCAATGGGACAAGTTCACCGCCGACGAGCACCCCGAATGGCTTTTGCGGGATGAGGTGCTCAAACCCCACGGCCGGGGTGACGGAGGGCCGGAGTCCGCCTCGTCACTGCTACACCCCGATCACGGATTCTACGACCGGCTCGACGTCTCCCATCCTGGCTTCGTGGAGTTCCTACAGAACCACGTCCGAGAGATCTTCCAGATGATGCCCGTCGACGGGCTCTGGTGGGACATCGTGGTGCCGTACTTCTCCTACGAAAAGCGCTGGCTTGATGCGATGGACAACGCCGGGCTCGACCTACACAACCACAACCACCGCACGCAGTTCTCCCGCAAGGTCATCGCCGATTTCGAGAAGACGATGACCGACTTCGTTAAAGCACTGCCCGAGTACACCGACGACTGCACGATTTTCTACAACTCTGGCCACATCGGTTATCGCCATCGCCACAACGCCGACGCGTACACCCACTTCGAACTCGAATCGCTCCCCGGCGGCGGGTGGGGGTACATGCACTTTCCCGCGTCACAGCGCTATGCCCGTGGACTGGGTAAACCGACGCTCGGCATGACCGGCAAGTTCCACTCCTCCTGGGGCGACTTCCACAGCTACAAGAACGAAGCGTCCCTCGACTTCGAAATCTTCAACATGCTCGCACTGGCTGCGGATGCGACCTGCATCGGGGATCAACTCCCGCCGCGTGGCATCCTCGACAAAACGACCTACGAGTTGATCGGCGGCGTCTTCGAGTCGGTCAAGAAGAAAGAGCCGTGGTGCCAAGACGCCGTCGCCGTCACCGATGTCGCCGTGATGAACCCCGAGGAGTTCCAAGAGTCCGAGGGCGTGTTCCATCACCAGGAAGAGTCGCAGGGCCGGACCGACTTCGGCGCGGTTCGCATGCTCGCCGAGCTGGGCCAACAGTTCGACCTGATCGACTCTGAACGCGACTTCTCGAAGTATCGGTTGATCATCCTGCCGGAGAAAGTCACCGTGTCGCCGGCACTGGCGAAGAAGTTCGAGGATTACGTCGCCGGCGGGGGGTCGCTGATCCTCTCGTACAAGTCGGGCCTCAACGAAGCCGGCGATGCGTTTGCGACGGACCTGTTCGGCGTGAAGTTCAACGGCAACGCCGAGTTCCAGCCGGACTTCCTGCATCCCGAGGCCGCGCTCATGGAAGGCCTCAACGACACGCGCTACGTCATGGCCCAGCGGGGAGTCGACGTCACGCCGACCGACGGCTCGGAAGTACTGGCCAAAACCGAAAGGCCGTACTTCAACCGCACGTGGAACACGTTCTGCTCGCACCAGTATGCACCGACCAACGGTGAGTTCGTCTACCCGTCGGCTGTTCGCAAGGGACGGGTGATCTACTTCGCTCACCCGGTCTTCCGAATGTATGACTACGAGGCGTGCCGATGGGTGAAGCGGATCGTTCGTAACGCGATCAACTTGCTCCTCGACAACACGCTCGTCAGCCACGACGGTCCGTCGACGTTGATCGTCACGCTCAACGAGCAGGCCAAGCAGAGCCGCTACGCCATGCACCTTCAGCACTACATCCCCGAACGTCGCGGCGATGCGTTCGACACCGTCGAGGACGTCATCCCGCTGCACGACCTGACCCTCACCCTCCGCACGCCAAAGGCGATCAAGTCGGCCAAGCTCGTCCCCGACGGCGGCGATCTGCCGATCCATCAAGACGGCGACGCCGTCAACATCACCGTCCCCAAACTCGTCGGCCACCAGATCGTCGAACTGTCCTACGCCTAACGCATCCCACGAAGCCCAACATGACTTTCCACAACTACAGCCCCGTCGAGCGCTACGCCCAGAATCCGATCCTCACCGGCAAGGACTTCCCCGACGAGTACCACATCATCCATTGCTTCAACTCCGGCATTCACAAGCACGAGGGCAAGTACCTCATGGTCTGCCGCTGTGAGGACGCGGGGCTCAAGGCGTACTTCTGGATCGCCGAGTCGGGAGACGGTTTGAAGTTCACGCCGCGCGACAAGCCGATCGACATGCCGGTCGATGACCCGATGTTCCAGAAGTACGCGGCGATCAACTTCTACGACCCGCGCGTTACCAAGATCGGCGACACGTACTACCTCACCCACGCCACCCACAGCCCCTACGATTGCCGCGGCGCGCTGCAGTCGACCAAGGACTTCGAGACGTTCACTTGGCACGGCTTCATCACCGACGCGGGTAACCGCAACGTCGTGTTGTTCCCCGAGAAGTTCGGCGACGACTACGTCCGACTCGATCGGCCGCTTACCACGTGGGACAGCGGCGACATGTGGATCAGCTACTCCAAGGACCTGATCCACTGGGGCCGCGGCGACTGCATCATGCCCAAGAGCAAGATCGACTGGGCGTGGAGCAAGGTCGGCGCCGGCGCAGTGCCGATCAAAACCGAACGCGGCTGGCTCAACATCTTCCACGGCGTCCGATCCCAGGCCAAGGCACACCTGATCTACCAACTCGGCGTCTGCCTCCACGACCTCGACGACCCGAGCAAGATCACCGCCATTAGCCGCAAGCCGATCCTCACGCCGACGATGGACTACGAGCTCCACGGCCAAACCCCCAGCGTCGTCTTCACCGCCGGCGTCGTCCCCGAAGACGACGGCACCATCAAGCTCTACTACGGCGGCGCCGACACGGTCATGTGCCTGGGCTTCACCACCGTCGACAAGCTGCTCGAACTCTGCGACGAGGCATGATCAAAGTATGGCTCGATTCCTGACCGTCCATCACGGCAAACTCCGCCGAGAATCCAATTGACACTGCTGAAGAGCCTTGTCAGTCCTGTTTTCTTGCCTTTGTGGGTGGCACTCCGCTGCTCAACATAAGGCCGATTATCGGACGCCGGAGGACGCAGGTGTGCGGTTGGCGGCGGCTTTGTCGGCGCTGAGCATGGCGGAGCTTTCTTCGCGGTGCAATTGCTCGACGGTGCGGACGGGCTTGCGGGCCGCGCCTTTCCAGGTACGACGCTTCACGCGGGTGCCGTTGCGGTCGTGCTGGGCCAAGCGCTCACGAGCAGCGTCGATATCGACATTGCTGTAGTTGGGCAGCCAGCGTCGCTGCGCGACGAGCATCTCATCGACCATTTGCCAGATCTCTTCGGGTTCGCAGATCGACGCCGTCAGCGGATCGTGCAGGACGGCTTGTTTGAGCAGCGTCACGTCGCCGGCAACGGCAGCGTCCTTGGCCATGCGCTGCACGTCGATGCTCGCGCGGCAGGTCGCGGCACACGCCTGCGGTAGTTCGATGCCGGCGCTCATCTGGATGCCGGTGCGGTCGACATAGCCCGGGGCTTCGACGATGCAATCATCCGGGAGGTTGGCGATGATGCCGGCGTTGCGGACGTTGAAGTGACCGCGGTACGGCCGACCGGTTTCGCGGGCTTCGATGATGTGGCTGCCGTGCTCGGTGCTGCGGCGCCATGCGTCCATCGGCCCGCCGGCTTCGCCGAGGAGTTTCTCGAAGTCGGCGTCGAAGAGTTGGCGGGCTTCGGTGGTGATGCGTAGGTAGCCGCCGGTCTCGCCGTGAATCCAGTCACCCTTACCGACCCAGCGCTGGGCGGCGGTCGGGTCGGTGCCGAAGCGCTTGCGGTACCACGGGACGTACTCGCTGAGGTGGCCGTTGGACTCGGTCGAGTAGCAGCCGAACCGCCGCAGCACATCGATGCGGACCGGCTCGCGCTCCGACCATTTCGGATGCGCCTCGAATGCTTCAAGCAACTCGTCACGTCCGATAAGCCGACCGTCGTGGATGATCTTGACGTACCACGTCTGGTGGTTGATCCCGGCGCAGACGATCTGCGTGCGCTGGTGTCGGCGCAGGTCGTGCCAGTCGTACTCCTCGTTGCCGGCAAGGCGCGCGAGGACCGAGTCGATCTGCCACCAGCCGCCTTCGACGCCGTGGCAGAGGCCGACGGTGTCGACGCCCTGCCCACGGTCGGCCGCATCGAGCGCGGCCCAAGTGTTGATCGCCATCGGGTTGGCGTAGTTCAGGAACAGACACCCCTCGGCCGCGACGGCTTTGGCATCCCGTTGGAACGCAAGCATCTGCGGGACGTTGCGTTGGCCGTACATGATCCCGCCGATGCAGAGCGTGTCACCGACGCACTGGTCGATGCCGTAGGTGAGCGGGATGTCGATGTCGGTCTGGAACGCCTCGACGCCGCCGATGCGGACGCAGCTGATGATGTAGTTCGCCCCATCGAGTGCGGCCTTTCGTTCGAGGTGCGTCGAGATCGTCGCGGGCAGGTCGTTGCCGGTGATCTCCTTGCGCAGGATTTGGGCCATGCGTTCCTGCGCCTGCTCGTCGATGTCATGGAGCGCGATGTGTACGTCGCGTAGCTCCAGCACCAACAGGATGTCGCGGACGAGGGTGCGTGTGAAGCCGAACGAGCCGGCACCGATGAAGGCAATTCGTAAGGGCATGGTCGATCACCAAGCGTAAATGGTTTTCGGCGTAGCGCGTCATCGGTGAGGTAATCTGCTTTCGGCTCGTGGACGCCGACTGCCGCACGTTCCTTAACTTGCCCTGCCATGACACTTGATCCCGCCGTCGGTCCGCTACCCGAGCACCTTGACCCGACACTCACACATCGCAACCGCCTGCCGCCACGTAGCCGGTTCACGAGTTATCCGACGGCCGAGGCTGCGTTGGCAGCGATCAACGATGGCAACCCGTCGCCGTGGGAGCGTTCGCTCAACGGAACCTGGGGTTTCGAGTTGTTCCGACGGCCCGAGGCAGTGCCGAGCGGTTGGATGAAACGTGACCTGCCGGACGAGATCGAGGTACCCGGGCATTGGCAGTTGGCTGGCGAACTGACGCCGAGCGGCGGAACGTACGGCGCGATCAGTCGGCCGCATTACACGAACTGGGCCTACCCCTGGCCCTGCGATCCGCCGCACGTGTCCGACCACAACCCGACCGGCGTGTACGCCCGCAGCTTCGACGTGCCAACCGACTGGGACGGCATGCGAAAGGTGCTGCGATTCGACGGCGTGGACGGCTGCTTTACCGTTGCTGTCAACGGCAAGGACGTCGGGATGAGCAAGGGCAGCCGGCTGATGGCCGAGTTCGACATCACCGACCACCTCCAACCCGGCACCAACACGATCGCCGTGCGGTGCATCCAGTTCGGCGACCACAGCTACCTCGAAGACCAGGACATGTGGTGGCTGTCGGGCATCTTCCGCGACGTAACACTTTTGGCGGAGCCGACGCCCGAGTTCGACATCGCTGTCACGGCGATTTTCGACGATGCCACTGGGCAAGGGCGATTGCGCATCGTTGCCAAAAACGGACAGATCGAAAGCGCGGGGCTTCATCTCGGTGACAGATTCGTGGTGGCAGAACCGTTTGGTGCGACCGAAGTCAACCAACTGGTGGACCGTGTTGAAATGTGGACACCTGAGTCACCGCAGCTCTACGACCTGTCAATCAGTCTCGCGGAACCGAGCGGCGAGCAACGGCACATCCCCTTCCGCGTCGGCTTCCGCAACGTCGACGTCACAACCGACGGCGTGCTGCGGCTCAATGGGGAGCCGATCAAACTCCGTGGCGTCAATCGGCACGAGTGGTCCCAGACCCGCGGCCGAGCCGTCACACGCGACGACATGCTCGCCGATGTGCTGCTGATGAAACGGCACAACATCAACTTCGTCCGCACCGCGCATTACCCGCCCCACCCCCACTTCCTCGACCTGTGTGACCGCTACGGACTGCTCGTCATCGACGAATGCGATCTCGAATCCCACGGCATGCTGAAGGCGACCCCGGCGTATCGGCTCAGCGACGACCCTGAGTGGAAGGCGGCACACCTCGACCGCATCGAACGCACCGTCGCCCGCGACCGTAATCACACCTGTGTCATCATGTGGAGCCTCGGGAACGAGAGCGGCTGCGGTGCGAACACCGCCGCGATGGGACAATGGTGCAAGGCAAACGACAAGACCCGACTGGTCCATTACGAAGGCGACTGGCGGGCCGAACACGCGGATGTGGTGAGCCAGATGTACACGTCGCTCGATCGGTTAGTCGAGGCGTCGGCCGGCGAGGATTTGCCCCCGCCCTATTGGCGACCCGACGGTCAACCGTGTGACGACTGGAAGGGCAAGCCGTTCTTCCTCTGCGAGTACGCCCATGCGATGGGCAACGGCCCCGGCGGACTCGCCGACTACTGGGACATCATCTGGAAACACCCACGCCTCTGCGGCGGCGGCGTCTGGGAGTGGATCGACCATGGCCTCCTCACCACCCTGCCCGACGGCACGCCACGCATCAGCTACGGCGGCGACTTCGGCGACGAACCGAACGACGGCAACTTTGTCTGCGACGGCTTGCTCTTCGCCGACCGCACACCCACGCCAGGTCTGCGCGAGCTGAAACAAGTCCACGCCCCCATCGTCGCCGAGCAGGTCGACGGTTGTCGCTTGCGGATCGTAACACGTGATCCTTTTCTCGACGTCACGACGTTGCGGCTGTGTTGGGAGCAACTGGCCGAAGGCGCGGTTCAGCACCACGGCGAACTCGACATCGAACCGGGCATCATCGACCTACCCTGCGAGCCGACCGGCGAGGGTGAACGTCATTTGACCGTGCGGTTCGTGTTGCGCGACGCAACATCATGGGCCGAGGCCAAACACGAGGTGTCGGTTTGCCAGTTTGAGCTGGCCCCCGGCGAGAGGCCGAATCTCCCAAGCGAATCCGCCGCGGCAATGACCATCCGCTACGACGAAGCGGACAAGACGCTCGCGCTCGACGATCTCGCCGCCCCACGACTCACGTTCTGGCGGAGCCCCATCGACAACGAAGCCCGTGGCGTCGGTGAGAATGTCGCCCGCAGTTGGCGGAGGCTCCAACTCCAACACGAACAACACCGCATCGATGCGTGGCAGCCCGATGATGATGATGGCGGCGGCACGCTTCATGCGACGGTCGGCCCGCCGGTCGAAGCGCTGGGCCATCGCGTCGCCTATCGATACCGGCCGTTGGCCGGCGGTGTTCGACTCGACGTGACGGCCGAGCCGTTCGGTGATTGGAGACGCGTGGAGATGATCGGACGGGTCGCCTTGGTGATGGAACTTCCGTTGGTCGACGAAGCGACGTGGTACGGACGCGGCCCGGGCGAGTGTTACGTCGACAGCAAGTCGGCCGCCATCGTTTCGCGCTACACGCTGCCGATCGCCGACCTTCACACGCCCTACGCCCGGCCACAGGATCATGGCTTGCGCACCGACATCCGTTGGGTGCGTGTCGGTGATTGGCTGGCAGTCTTTGCCACCACCGGCGACTTCCAGCTCCATCGCCACACGACCGCCGACCTCGATGCCGCGCATCACGCCGACGAACTACCGACACGCGGCCGCCTGACGCTACATCTTGGCCATCGCCACAACGGACTT harbors:
- a CDS encoding alpha-amylase family protein is translated as MSLPYRHIHLDFHTSPLIEDIGADFDPDQFGRRLADAHVNSINMFARCHHGHLYYPSKINPERIHPHLKRPNLLPEQIEACHKHGIRVPIYITVQWDKFTADEHPEWLLRDEVLKPHGRGDGGPESASSLLHPDHGFYDRLDVSHPGFVEFLQNHVREIFQMMPVDGLWWDIVVPYFSYEKRWLDAMDNAGLDLHNHNHRTQFSRKVIADFEKTMTDFVKALPEYTDDCTIFYNSGHIGYRHRHNADAYTHFELESLPGGGWGYMHFPASQRYARGLGKPTLGMTGKFHSSWGDFHSYKNEASLDFEIFNMLALAADATCIGDQLPPRGILDKTTYELIGGVFESVKKKEPWCQDAVAVTDVAVMNPEEFQESEGVFHHQEESQGRTDFGAVRMLAELGQQFDLIDSERDFSKYRLIILPEKVTVSPALAKKFEDYVAGGGSLILSYKSGLNEAGDAFATDLFGVKFNGNAEFQPDFLHPEAALMEGLNDTRYVMAQRGVDVTPTDGSEVLAKTERPYFNRTWNTFCSHQYAPTNGEFVYPSAVRKGRVIYFAHPVFRMYDYEACRWVKRIVRNAINLLLDNTLVSHDGPSTLIVTLNEQAKQSRYAMHLQHYIPERRGDAFDTVEDVIPLHDLTLTLRTPKAIKSAKLVPDGGDLPIHQDGDAVNITVPKLVGHQIVELSYA
- a CDS encoding glycoside hydrolase family 130 protein, with amino-acid sequence MTFHNYSPVERYAQNPILTGKDFPDEYHIIHCFNSGIHKHEGKYLMVCRCEDAGLKAYFWIAESGDGLKFTPRDKPIDMPVDDPMFQKYAAINFYDPRVTKIGDTYYLTHATHSPYDCRGALQSTKDFETFTWHGFITDAGNRNVVLFPEKFGDDYVRLDRPLTTWDSGDMWISYSKDLIHWGRGDCIMPKSKIDWAWSKVGAGAVPIKTERGWLNIFHGVRSQAKAHLIYQLGVCLHDLDDPSKITAISRKPILTPTMDYELHGQTPSVVFTAGVVPEDDGTIKLYYGGADTVMCLGFTTVDKLLELCDEA
- the melA gene encoding alpha-galactosidase codes for the protein MPLRIAFIGAGSFGFTRTLVRDILLVLELRDVHIALHDIDEQAQERMAQILRKEITGNDLPATISTHLERKAALDGANYIISCVRIGGVEAFQTDIDIPLTYGIDQCVGDTLCIGGIMYGQRNVPQMLAFQRDAKAVAAEGCLFLNYANPMAINTWAALDAADRGQGVDTVGLCHGVEGGWWQIDSVLARLAGNEEYDWHDLRRHQRTQIVCAGINHQTWYVKIIHDGRLIGRDELLEAFEAHPKWSEREPVRIDVLRRFGCYSTESNGHLSEYVPWYRKRFGTDPTAAQRWVGKGDWIHGETGGYLRITTEARQLFDADFEKLLGEAGGPMDAWRRSTEHGSHIIEARETGRPYRGHFNVRNAGIIANLPDDCIVEAPGYVDRTGIQMSAGIELPQACAATCRASIDVQRMAKDAAVAGDVTLLKQAVLHDPLTASICEPEEIWQMVDEMLVAQRRWLPNYSNVDIDAARERLAQHDRNGTRVKRRTWKGAARKPVRTVEQLHREESSAMLSADKAAANRTPASSGVR
- a CDS encoding glycoside hydrolase family 2 TIM barrel-domain containing protein; protein product: MTLDPAVGPLPEHLDPTLTHRNRLPPRSRFTSYPTAEAALAAINDGNPSPWERSLNGTWGFELFRRPEAVPSGWMKRDLPDEIEVPGHWQLAGELTPSGGTYGAISRPHYTNWAYPWPCDPPHVSDHNPTGVYARSFDVPTDWDGMRKVLRFDGVDGCFTVAVNGKDVGMSKGSRLMAEFDITDHLQPGTNTIAVRCIQFGDHSYLEDQDMWWLSGIFRDVTLLAEPTPEFDIAVTAIFDDATGQGRLRIVAKNGQIESAGLHLGDRFVVAEPFGATEVNQLVDRVEMWTPESPQLYDLSISLAEPSGEQRHIPFRVGFRNVDVTTDGVLRLNGEPIKLRGVNRHEWSQTRGRAVTRDDMLADVLLMKRHNINFVRTAHYPPHPHFLDLCDRYGLLVIDECDLESHGMLKATPAYRLSDDPEWKAAHLDRIERTVARDRNHTCVIMWSLGNESGCGANTAAMGQWCKANDKTRLVHYEGDWRAEHADVVSQMYTSLDRLVEASAGEDLPPPYWRPDGQPCDDWKGKPFFLCEYAHAMGNGPGGLADYWDIIWKHPRLCGGGVWEWIDHGLLTTLPDGTPRISYGGDFGDEPNDGNFVCDGLLFADRTPTPGLRELKQVHAPIVAEQVDGCRLRIVTRDPFLDVTTLRLCWEQLAEGAVQHHGELDIEPGIIDLPCEPTGEGERHLTVRFVLRDATSWAEAKHEVSVCQFELAPGERPNLPSESAAAMTIRYDEADKTLALDDLAAPRLTFWRSPIDNEARGVGENVARSWRRLQLQHEQHRIDAWQPDDDDGGGTLHATVGPPVEALGHRVAYRYRPLAGGVRLDVTAEPFGDWRRVEMIGRVALVMELPLVDEATWYGRGPGECYVDSKSAAIVSRYTLPIADLHTPYARPQDHGLRTDIRWVRVGDWLAVFATTGDFQLHRHTTADLDAAHHADELPTRGRLTLHLGHRHNGLGSHSCGPELAEPYRLRPRPLSFRLWLGPSANQQPGHIRAALAR